The Acinonyx jubatus isolate Ajub_Pintada_27869175 chromosome F2, VMU_Ajub_asm_v1.0, whole genome shotgun sequence DNA window TCACAACGTCCCTTCTGTGGGTCCTGTCAGAAATGGATACCCAGAATCTAATCACAAAGACGTCAGATAAACACAAATTGAGgggcattttaaaaagaactggtttgtactctttaaaaatgtcaaggttttgaaaagagaaataaccgAGAAATAGTCCAGACTGAAGGAGATGAGACATTAAAAGGAAATACAACTTATGAACTTGTAACAGAAACaggtattttttacttttactccGAAAAACATGATTGTGACCACTGATGAAATTTAAACATTTGTAGATTAGGTAATAGtgttcatgtttattatttatttatttttaaagtttatttactttgagagacagaaagcgagcaagcaggagagacagagagagagaggagagaagatcccaagcaggctccgtgctgccagcgcagagcctaatgcagggttcgaactcctgtgagctcaggacctgagccaagatggagagtcagacgcttaactgagccacccaggtgcccctacagtattcatttttaaaattatgttatgaAATTGTTCTGAGGTTACATGAGGCAATGTCATTGTTTTTAGGCTATATGTGGTTTTTAGGAGGTTTTTAGAGGTAAAGAGGCATCCTCTCTGTAACTTACtctcaaatgattaaaaaaacatttatagagAATGATAAAAGCAGACTTGAGAATATGTTAACATTAAAGGAATTTGAGTGAAGAATATATAggaattatttttactattcttACAACTTTTGTGtaaatctgaaatatattttaagaagttttaaaaattggattgcagaggcattttaagaaattatcttaGATTTAGTAAGTAACAGCACTCTCTTAAAGGACATATGTCCTGACCTGTGTGCTAAGAGTCATTAAGTTCTGATTTCTTCATTCTTATTAAATTTTGACTCCTTTGGATGGAATTGGTTATATTTATGATGTATAATGGAAGGAGAATGGCATGTGTATATTTGCATAAATCAAATAAAGCCACTCTAACCAGCAAGTTTGGATATCTTCCAGGGTCAAAATCAGAGAGAATTCAAGTGGAATATATtgtactgttttaaaaaacaaaacaaaacaaaacatacacattCATAGGAATTAAGCTGAAACTGTATTGTCCTAGTTAGAAAAACCCACATTGTCCTTATTTTGTTCACAGTAACAGTACTGAGCATTTATGGCGCTAGTGTCCTATGCACTGCATGTTGGCAGTAAGCCATGGGCCAGGATTTGAGCCTGGCAGCCTGTGCTCTCTTAAACCATCTGATATAAAAAGAAGACGCTCTTCAGTCCAAGGCAGCGTTTCTCGACCTTTCCTTCCCCATACTCGTGAGGGGTATGATGTGCTGCAGCTGAGTCATGAGGCACACCTCCCAGGAGCACCTGTCAGAATTCAGGGGGGCAGAGCTCTAATTTAGCACATCCTCTTATTCTTCCACTCTACATCCTAAGAGTTCACGGATTTCGAGAATGTCCTCTGGTAAGCATTGCACAGAGGTTGTCGCCATTCCTGCTTTCAGAGACCTACAGACCATTGGAAAGTCATAGATGCAAATAAGAAATTCactgaaataaacttaaattaactATGATGGAACCAGCCAGCAACAGGATATCCACATTTTCGTTCAGCTAAAATTCCCTTAAAATCaaactatgtatatatttcatttacattGCATATAATTTCCATCTTGGTATTGAATGAcaaggtttagaaaaaaaatcactaatgtATAAACTCCAGGGAGAAAAACGTTAAGTCAACAACTATTTGAGTATACATTATTTCCCAAGCAATTTCAGGTACTACAAATACACATTATTCAATTTCAAATATGGCTTCCAGTATTCTAGTCATTGCTGTAGACTAAGAATTTGGAGAAAGAACCTGCCTTCATTTCCTATACCAATTCTAACTCtacagaaatgaataaaggaatcAGCTCTGGAACTTTATGAACCTTGATTTCTAGCTACGTAGTGGCAGCAATGTAATGTTTTTAATTAGTTTACAGTTGTGCAAGGGACTCATTTCTTTGTGACTTTATTCTGTATGCAATTTGGGGAAAAAGTCAAGAGCTCTTTCTCAGCGGCCATGGGACAGTTTGCTACTGCTTTCAGGTAACTGCCTCACAAGACTCTACATAATGTAGTTTCCATAATGATGATGTATGCTATTTACAGCATGTCAGTGGCGAGCTCAAATACAGCCTAAGAACCAGTTATCTCTGAGTAACTCAAGGGATGTGAATAAAACACTTCTAGTCTGAATAACAGGTGGTGATAAGAACACAGTTTAACAGATTCAAGCTTCTCAGGAAAACATTTAAGACGTACGTATCACGTGACGGGCACGGGGGAAACTTCTCCGCCTGGTTTGAGAAGAGTAAGCAGCATGTCCAAAAGCCCTGAACCGTTCCAAACCTGAGCAATAATAGCCAGAGTGTGGCATAGTTACATAAAGTGAAATTTGGAAAGTCTGAAGCCTTGACTGTAATTCCAGCTTCATCTCTTGCTTTGTGTCTTCAGGCAAGAGATAAGGCTTCTTGcttccttcatctataaaagaTTGAGCCTACGGAGTGGATGAGGATTACATACAAAAGGGTGTCCTACACAGGTGAATTCCTTGAGGAAACCTCACTAGTAAGGTCACTTGGCGGGCGGTTGACCTGGGTCCTGTGGTGACGCCCCAACCTAACCACTGCCTCCTTCAACATAGGAGGTGTTTTGCAAACCTGGCAAGAACAGCACAAATAAGAATGCCGACTCACAAAAAAAAGTTTGATGAAAATGGCCTCCAGGCGGAAGGCGGCGCGCGAAAGCACCTGGGGCCGAGGCCGCGGCCGGCCGTGGGAGGGAAGCGGCGGCGGGGCAGGCCGCGGCCATGGGAGGGAAGCGGCCGCGGGGTTCGCCATGCGACGGCCCTGACCTGGCTGGGCACCGGCGGCTCCAAAGCCCGGCGGCCTGAGGCCCTTCGCCTCGGCGGCGGGGGGTGGAGGCGGAGCCCCGGGGTCGGCAGTCGCTGAGCAAGCTTTGGTGCGGCCGCGAGGCCGCGTCCGGTCCCCCTTCGCATTTAGGCGCCACGGCTCCAAGTTCTGTGATGAGGAAGGGGAACGGCTCACGAGGAGACAATCGTCACCAGGACCGGGCAGAAGCGGGCCAAGCCGAGGCGGGTCCATAAGAACCTGCTTCCTCGGGGCCTCGTGAAGCTGGATCCTCCCCGCGTCCACGTGGATTTTCCTGGGATCCTCTATGAGGTGTGAGCCTGGGGAGTGGCAGGGGTAAGCACTCCCTACCCCAGGAAGAAACCCCCAGGCTCGAGGAGTGGCTTCCAGTAAGGAACGTAAGCTGGGGCCACGACCCCGAATAAACCGCATTGGCCGGGAACCTTCAGTTGTGAGCCGGGCGGTCCTGCAATGTTGGTTGGGTGTTGGTTTGTAAGTGGACAAGAGGTGGCTGGTGTCTGGCGAGGGCTAATGGCAGAGTTACCAGCCCACCTTCCCCAGCAATCCCTACAAGGAGCACGCCAGAGCATAGGCCGGTCAGTGACATATGCCGGGTCAGTGACGCCTCATTCCTGCACCCTTGCCTGGTCTGCTTTCTTCCAAGctggcccagggcccagccccgCTAGGGGCTACTGCACTTTACAAGCAAGATCtgccttcctccagcccctgggcTGTGGGAATTGTATTCAAGTGGGAACTTCTTGCCCTCATTTCCCTTACCACCGTGTTTGCTACCTCGACGACTCCTGTGTTGGACAGAGGTTGGGGGCAGGGCAAGCCTGATTCTTCCTGCCTACCTGCTCATCTGTTCCCACTCCCAGATGGATGGGCAGTTGGCCAGCTGTTTGTAGAAGATGGGACTGGTGTAGAATTCTCCCTCCACCCAGGGTTGGGCTGATTCCTCCCCACTGCAAGGAAGTCTTTCCCCCGGagccctgtcccccctccccccaagggcTGGTGCCAAAAGCTGTAAGGAGCCCACCACCCCTTCCCCTAAGTATACCCATCCCTTCAAGATGGGTCAAGGGAAGGTACTGGAGCCCCTGGGTAGGGACAGAAGGGAGAGATCAACCATAAAAGAATACTTAAAAGGTGAAAGTTTGTAAATAGTCTAGTCCATGACGTTGGGGCAGAGTCTGATTTCTacttctaaatgattttttttaatccctaacTGTGCAAGCTCTGTGCTTTTAAGAGTGTGGGAAATGGCTTGAGAAGGGTGGCCCCCACTCTAAGAAGCCTGTTGTGTTGTTTAGTTTCAATAGGATTATTTGTAgaccctgcaaaaaaaaaaaaaaaaaaaaaatctaaatatcatTCCAAGGTTAACATTTTAATGCTATTTAGCCATTCATTTGGACCTATCATTTTCTTCGCATTCTGTATTAATGAATGTTGATCCTACATTATAAAAAGAAGGCCTACTTATACAACAATTTAGGTTTTTCATGGATTATTTATTATAATCCTATTTCCATATAAGACTTCAGCTTATGGTGGTTTTGTAAGTGCCTGTGAggattgaaataaattttaaatacaacagAACTTATACCATAGGGATTTCTTTTATGACTTCTAAAGCACTATCATGAATTTCCATGAATAGAGTGTTTACTaaagctttttttcttgatgaaaaatTATACCAGGTAACCCAGTATTACTTACTCAATCATTTATTTAGGAAAAAGTTTACAGATTAGGATAAAGTAGAAATTAACCTAGAACCTAACCATTTCcaaccatcttattttttttttgtcatatggGAGCCATGAGAACAAGCCTCTGGAAGGAATGACACTTGAGAGTTTTAACAGGGAGAAAGGCTCTGGTCCTTCATTACCTCACACTGAATGATATGCCCTGGCTAAGTTTTATCTCATATTGCAAAAACGTCAAGCATATTCCCTGATTCCCTTAGGAAATCCAGCACTGACATCCtgtgatatatataaatacagattaaaaatccTGGTGCTATAATAATGGCACTTACAATAACTTTTACTGTACGTTTGTCAATTGGCACAGAAATTTTACTTATAATGTTAAACAAGCGAAAACACACACTTCACTATGAAAACTGAATCCAGGTTAGAAAATTTTTATGGAGCCAAAAAGATGACTTTAAGGAATCTATTTCCACTGACGGCAGCAGTGGCAGCTGACTGGCCCCTATGCTGTACACATATGCAAGCAAGTGCAACGACCAAGTGCAGACAAGCCACAAACAGCGCTGTCCCGGAGAGCTTCAGAGCAAGCGGACGGTTTTGCCAGTTACTGTCAAGAAGTCGTCATCAGCCAAGGCACGCAGGGCTTCTTCAAACATATCTTTGGTAATCGCCTTTGGGGAAGagatgaaaacaattattttacatGTCACGTACTCCTTACCTGTAGAGATacaatgatttcaatttttttttaatgtcttttatttattcattcatttatttatttatttttaatgtttatttatttttgagggagacaaagacagaatgcgagtgggttaggagcacagagagagggagacacagaatccaaagcaggctccaggctctgagctgtcagcacagagcccgacgtggggctcgaactcacaagccatgagatcatgacctgagccgaagtcggacgctcaaccgactgagccacccaggtgccccttaaatgtttatttttgagagagagggagagattgagtggggaggggcagagagggagactcagaatccaaagcgggctccaggctctaaacggtcagcatagagcttgacgcggggcttgaactcttgagccctgagatcatgacctgaatcaaagtcggacgcttatctgattgagccaccaggaaCCCCTACGATGATTTCAATGTTGAAGAACTACTagtctctttcctttctgatgGCTGTATACATTCCttaggttcttttttcttttttttaaatttttaaaaaaattttactttttgagagacagcgagcagggaaggggcagagagagagggagagaatcccaagcaggctccacgaaccatgagatcatgacctgagccaaaaccaagagtctgatgcttaaccaactgagccacccaggtgcccctacattccTTAGGTTCTAACTCAGGACGGGCAACTATTTCCCATAGAGGGCCAGATGGCAATACACAGGCTTGACATCTGCCCATATGATGTAGAAATTACTCAACTCTGCCCCTGTGGTGCCAATGTAGCCGAAGTACACAAGTGAAGAAGCATGATGAAAGCAGGCAAAGGGCTGGACTTGGACCCTGGAGTTCTTTTCACTGGACAACTCAACTCTACTTACATCAGGGAACCTGAGCATTTCATCATTAAATTAAGATGCAAGACTGTTAACACTATGTACAATAGCAAAACACTGCAAACATCCTAAATGTCCGACAACTGGTTAAGTAAACGATGGAATAGGcataaattttatgattatttcttgATGGGTTTACggatgattttactttttaaaatatcatatctacatttaagaaaaaaagttaaaaaaaaaccctaaaagcagtattaaagaaaaaaaaaagaaaaactctattaagcaaaaaattaaacacttactATGTCAGATTGTCCACGGATATCTTCAAAAAGTTGCTGATATTTTAGAGCTGGTGTTTTGCCCTTAGATAAAATAAGTCTTTTCAATGCTTCAGCTAATTCTTCTTTCCGTTTACGAGAGGTGGCACTCATTcctgatttaaaagaaattaatgaaaatatttctgctACAGGGAAGTGAAGTATTTCAAATTTCCATAAGTATTTTAGTAGTATTGCCACAAAAAGGTTAGGGGACAGTTGGGTGAATGccaaaatatattcaacattgTGAGTTCTGAATTCTctgttgtttccaattttctataAGTGAGTAGCCGTTAGTTTCCACTAAAACACAGTCCATATAATCTGAAAGGCAAGCAGTGCTCATTAAGAAAtgaattacttctttaaaatgggCTAACACAGGTGCCTACAGAACAGAATCCCTGTGAAATTAGATACAAcactgtgtgcatgcacatgtgctaGTGCATTTTTTTCTCGGAAGTTAGCGTATATTTTTCTCACAATTTCTAATATATTCTCAAAGAGGCCCTGATCTGAAAAAGGTTAAGAACCCCTGCTGCTTCAAGCGATTTGTTAGCTCAAATGTGAAATACTAATTACGTGTACGCTCAGTGCACACAGACCTGTAGTTAGAATGGAGATGTCCACAATGCCCGTCCGGGGGTCGGTGGCAGACTGCTTTAGAGCTTCCCGATGGAGGCGCTTTGCTTCTTCAACATCAATTGCTTCAACTTTGTTTGAAAATCGTACTTTAGCATGGGCTTCTGCTAACCGAATTAATGATTCCAGCTGTCGAGGGTATGCGGAAACCATTCCTCGGCTGCTGCCAATCTTTCTCATGTCTACATAAGCCTAGTgtagacaggaaaaaaaaccccaaaactcctTTTAACAATAACCTTACTTTCGTGGTTGAACTTTGAACAGTTAATATTCTGTTAAATAAACTACCAGCTGCCAGGTGCAGCACCGAGGGGAATTAAAGTCAGATCTAGCCATGGCCCTTGAAGCTAGCTCAGCAAGAAGGTGGTATCTGATGTAGCTGTGAAGAATGGGAGCGGGCAGTGGGGTGCCTAAGGGTTGGCACTCAGGGGACACAGTGTACTGGGGGTAAAGCGCAGGCCACAATTACAGCAGAGGACTAATCAGGGTGCCTGTctgaaaaagatgctcaaggcACCGTCTCTGATTTACGCCCCTGCTGAGGGTTCATTTAATGAGCAAGGCAGGCAGACTACTGGGATAATGTTACAAAGGTGAGTTGTATTAAACTCACATttttatgatataattttatttctttttgagcaaCCCTCAAGTATATGatacaaatggaaaattatgCATCACTTATAACTTTCATTGAAGCATTTTTCGGGGGTTTAGGATATACAGCCCATCAAAGCACGAGGAACCTTCCTAATATCATAAATAACTTATCTATCATTATGCATTGTATACATGTGAAAGGACACTGAAAAGTGAACATCAGATACTTgcaattcattttatgttttagaaacaagcaaatggaagctcagagaaattaGATGACTTCTCCAGAGTTACAAAGTTAGTAAGCAGTATCTCTTGTACTTCAAATCAGGTATTCTGATCTTAAATTCACTGTGcttacaaatatttaattacagAAAGGTTTTACAACATATACAAATGAATCCTTTCGCCCCTTTTACCTTTAGAAAAGTTAATTTTGCAACACAGGAGGAAAAATGAGTTATAGAAAATAGTATGTCATTAACTAAATTACTGTTTTAAAGGAGATGACCAGCCAATTCCATTGATGCAACCGGCTACCAGCTCAACAGACACATTTTCAGGGTTTTAACAGGGACCTGTGTTACCTCGATGAGAGCCTGGCTGGCTTCCTGGCTCAGCCGAGGCACGACCGCGCCGTGGGCGTAAGCGATGTAGTCCTTCAGCACTGCCATGTCCATGAACTCCTCTTCCACTTGTTCCTCACTCTGGTAGTACAGAGACACAAGATGGTGAGCCAGACGCCTGTCGTATGCTTCGTCCTGAGGGTCCAGCATGAGGAAGATCAAATCAAACCTGagaaaatattgtgaaaaaaaCCTGTTTTCCTGCTCGGGACACCGACGTACCCACAAATTTAAATTTGCTCCTGAGCCACGTAGACACGCAGAGCATGTGCGCATGTAGTCAGGGTTGCCAAGGGACAATTAAGGGTCTGCTGTCCCATGGTCCAGTGAGCCTTCAGTTCAACCCCTTCTCCCTGTTCTGGCCCCAGCAGGTGCCTGTTCTTCTGGCCCTTAGCTCTGCCCAGGAAAAGGCTTGTCACCAAATAGCCGACTCAAAGAAGTACGATTCCTCCAAGGGAAATGTTATGGTAATTTGGAAGACTGGaagatttaaaggaaaatgcaaaacaaacaaacagaacaaaacaactttggttagaaaaaaaaagtctaggggcacctgggtggctcagtcggttaagtgtccgactcctgattttggctgaggtcataatctcacaatttgtgggttcaagccccacatcgggctctgcactgacagtacagggcttgcttgacattttctctcctcttgtacccttcccccaaataaataaataaacttaaaaaaaaaaaagttgagtaattaaaatctcaaaatccatttatgaaataCATCAATACTTGTAGTAAGGGGGTTGAGAAAAAGCATGGACCACAGAACTCCACTttcacaaatttaatttttcagaacCTTATCTGTCACGTGAAGCCATTCCCTGTACTTAATATTATATAGTGGCTTTAAGACTGAGATGAGCAGTGACTGATGGACAGGTATCTTGAGTGACGTCAAGGTGAAACGTCCCAATAGTTTCAATGTTAAGATGCCACTCGCAGCTGAGTAGAGAAGCACAGTCCTTGCCACGAAAACCCTGACCAACCATATTAGAAAACTTTGCATTAGAATGAAGAATTTGATACTAGTAGCTGCtgaatgctattattattattaccattattattattattgttatttatttagagagagagtatacacaaaggtggggagaggggcagagggacaggaaagagaatcctaagcaggctccatgctcagtgcagagcccaatacggggctcgatcccatgaccctgggatcatgacctgaactgaaatcaacagctggacgcttcaccgactgagccacccaggcgcccctattattttaTCTCACCCTGAAAATTCTACAAATGAGCAAAGTAAGAACATCTCTTTTATGTTCTCATACCTTGATAATAATGTGTGAGGCAGCTGGATATTTTCAATGGTAGTTTTTTTTGGATTCCATTGAGACTCAATAGGATTTGCTGCTGCCAGGATAGACGTGCGTGCATTGAGCTGGCAAATGATCCCAGCCTGTCAGAGAAAACAGTGCAGTTAGAAGCTTCACCCTAACGCTGGCAGGAACAGTGTGAGCGATTTTCCGCTGGCACGCCCTCTGCCATGTACCCACTGTCACCAACAGCCATGCAACAGCACCTTGTAAGGGTGACGTCAGCAGATCCACCTGGGACAATCCCATCCTCAGATTCACGCCAAGAACAGAGTTTTAGATAAATGCAAGCCGTAACTGCATTTTTGTCACAAACTAAACCCCTTGCAGGACATTTTGGACAAACTCAAGTTCTACGAATTCCACACATTAGTGAGCCAGTACAGCAAACAAAAGATGATCTTGCggaaaatactttttcaaaagcatttagcTGACACCTAGCAGGAAAAGTACTGGAAAGTATTCACGAGTTTCCCAAAGGTCTAGATTTCTAAGTGTACCCACGTTAAGCATGCAGAACGGGCCTCACCTTTGCAATGGAAAGAGTCTGCTGTTCCATGACTTCGTGTAGTACTGATCTCGTACTTTCATTCATCTTGTCAAACTCATCAATACAGCAGATACCATTGTCACTCAGAACAAGGGCACCAGTCTGCAAGACAAGCTGCCTCGTCTCAGGGTCTTTCATCACGTATGCGGTGAGGCCAACTGCACTGGAGCCTTTCCCAGACGTGTACTGGCCCCTGGGGACCAGATTGTACACATACTGCAGCAGCTGAGACTTGCTGGTACCAGGGTCACCACACAGCAGGATGTTGATCTCAGCACGAAATTTGCCTCTGCCTGTGTGACTAAAATCCTTTCTTGTTCCACCAAAGAGCTGAAGCAAGATTCCCTAAACAAACATGTTAAACATTCACTTACTACATAGTAACTGAGATCCAGTATAAGCGTTAGTGGGATTTTCTTACTCTGTGAATACAAAAATCACaattaagaaattaaaggaaGGTGGAAACGACACAACAGTGCTTTAAATGATCACTAACCAATTTGTATAGAAGCACACACCACTGTGCCAGAATAGTGGCCATGCAAATCCCTATTCTGACCCCATCTGGTTATGTTGAGAAACATCCAAGTTCAACATAGACATGAGGAAAGGGACAATGATGCTGTGATTCTTGTCGACCAATAACTAAATCAGACTGCGAGCACCTGCTCTGTGGAACAGGCAACAACTCTTATCCTTTatgggctggggggcggggggatgttTATACCTTTTGATCTCAAAGAACTACAAATCCTGATCAAAGTTAAAAATCCATTGTTACCTTCTTTATATCTTCGTGTTCATAAATGCTTGGAGCCAAGGCTGAAGCAAGTCTCTCATAAATGTCTGGTTTTCTGGAAAGTTCCTTAAGCAACTCCACACGCTTCTCTGAAAACAGTTTCTGCTCTGCTTCTTCATCAAGGCCATGTAGACGTTTTGCATCAGTTTTCCGATAGTGAATGACATCAATGTGGGTTTTGTAGACAGACTTCACATTACTCACACGTGAGTTGACTCGAATAGGAACAGCTCGATAGATGCCTGAGGACACAACCAAGACACCTGCTTTTATCTTCTCCTCAATGGCTCATAAACCAGCATGGACAACAGGGAGCACCGCAGAGATCTGACAGCTGGCAGGGGAAGTGAGCCTCCACGCACACTGCCTTCGCGGCCCTCCTAGAATCAAGGGCTCAGGCCTTTGCTACAAAGCTCCCCACTGAAGGGGGCAAGGCAAGTTGGGAAGAACATAGGTTTTTGAAAAAAGCAGACCCAAAAATGTGTTCATCTGTGACTGTTAGCTCTATGACCTTGAGCACCTATCTGAGTATAACCACTGCATACAATCATCCtgagattaaatgaaattattttgcttttaacacAATGCTGGCTGATGGCTGTGTTCTGTAAATAGTATTCTGAAatagttattttcatttctcttaagctTAGTGTACTGAATCTGCTTAATAATTATTTGACAAAGTACTATTATTTAGAACAAAGTCCTAAAATCCTGTaccaaaaatttggaaagaaaggaaatcctaAAAGCTCTTTTGCAAATTACTCAAAAATTACTTAGACATGACAGCCTACAGAGTCAAAGGTGAAGAtatgataaaggaaaaataaaagtgtttctaGGTGAATGGCCATGCCCCAGTGTgcttcttaaatataatttaagaacATTAGAGGTAAATGAACAATCAGCACTTCAAACATACCAACTCATTTGTTCTTTAAGAAGTgtttcccggggtgcctgggtggctcagttggttaagcatccaactacagcttaggtcatgatctcatggtttgtgagtttgagccctgtgtcaggctctgtgctgacagctcagagcctggaacctgcttcggattctgtgactccctctctgcccctccctcacttgtgctctgtctctatcaaaaataaataaacgtattaaaaaaaaaaaaaaaaaaagaagtgtttccCAACCTGATAGGTCTGTTTATGTTTCTTGACTTTCAAGCTAGAAGGCTTGGACTCCGGGACAATCCACTTTCCTGCTGCTTGAGGAGCAAGCATCTGTGCCCTCTACCAACAGCCTTCACGACAAGCCTCCATAGATTGCTGGTCCTTCTGTTTATTAGCAGGTCACGTAATTCTTTCTCAAGACGTAAAAACCAATTTAAATGCAGTATTCTGAGACTACACACCCTTCTTCAGGCAAGCCAGATTAGGGATGGATGATGATTTAAAGTGGTCTAGTTATCTCTACTGGTGCTTGCAGAGATTCACTGCCTTAGAACAGCACAAACAATACTTACTTTACATTCATACGGTGCTTtccacagcacccccccccccaatacgtTCACCTGTATCATCACATTAATTCCACTTGGAGGTTGAGGAAATTAAAATAGCAGACTAAATACTTTACTGAAGATTTCAAAGCAGTAGGGGCAGAACTAGTCGTC harbors:
- the MCM4 gene encoding DNA replication licensing factor MCM4 isoform X1, which translates into the protein METSLEEEPLRCTPSTMSSPASTPSRRGSRRGRITPAQTPRSEDARSSPYQRRRGEDSTSTGELQPMPTSPGADLQSPAAQDTLFSSPAQIHSSTIPLDFDVSSPLTYGTPSSRVEGTPRSAIRGTPVRQRPDLGSARKGLQVDLQSDVPATEDIVASEQSLGQKLVIWGTDVNVATCKENFQRFLQRFIDPLAKEEENIGIDITEPLYIQRLGEINVIGEPFLNVNCEHIKSFDKNLYRQLICYPQEVIPTFDMAVNEIFFDRYPDSILEHQIQVRPFNALKTKNMRNLNPEDIDQLIAISGMVIRTSQLIPEMQEAFFQCQVCAHTTRVEIDRGRIAEPSVCERCHTTHSMALIHNRSVFSDKQMIKLQESPEDMPAGQTPHTVILFAHNDLVDKVQPGDRVNVTGIYRAVPIRVNSRVSNVKSVYKTHIDVIHYRKTDAKRLHGLDEEAEQKLFSEKRVELLKELSRKPDIYERLASALAPSIYEHEDIKKGILLQLFGGTRKDFSHTGRGKFRAEINILLCGDPGTSKSQLLQYVYNLVPRGQYTSGKGSSAVGLTAYVMKDPETRQLVLQTGALVLSDNGICCIDEFDKMNESTRSVLHEVMEQQTLSIAKAGIICQLNARTSILAAANPIESQWNPKKTTIENIQLPHTLLSRFDLIFLMLDPQDEAYDRRLAHHLVSLYYQSEEQVEEEFMDMAVLKDYIAYAHGAVVPRLSQEASQALIEAYVDMRKIGSSRGMVSAYPRQLESLIRLAEAHAKVRFSNKVEAIDVEEAKRLHREALKQSATDPRTGIVDISILTTGMSATSRKRKEELAEALKRLILSKGKTPALKYQQLFEDIRGQSDIAITKDMFEEALRALADDDFLTVTGKTVRLL
- the MCM4 gene encoding DNA replication licensing factor MCM4 isoform X2, whose translation is MSSPASTPSRRGSRRGRITPAQTPRSEDARSSPYQRRRGEDSTSTGELQPMPTSPGADLQSPAAQDTLFSSPAQIHSSTIPLDFDVSSPLTYGTPSSRVEGTPRSAIRGTPVRQRPDLGSARKGLQVDLQSDVPATEDIVASEQSLGQKLVIWGTDVNVATCKENFQRFLQRFIDPLAKEEENIGIDITEPLYIQRLGEINVIGEPFLNVNCEHIKSFDKNLYRQLICYPQEVIPTFDMAVNEIFFDRYPDSILEHQIQVRPFNALKTKNMRNLNPEDIDQLIAISGMVIRTSQLIPEMQEAFFQCQVCAHTTRVEIDRGRIAEPSVCERCHTTHSMALIHNRSVFSDKQMIKLQESPEDMPAGQTPHTVILFAHNDLVDKVQPGDRVNVTGIYRAVPIRVNSRVSNVKSVYKTHIDVIHYRKTDAKRLHGLDEEAEQKLFSEKRVELLKELSRKPDIYERLASALAPSIYEHEDIKKGILLQLFGGTRKDFSHTGRGKFRAEINILLCGDPGTSKSQLLQYVYNLVPRGQYTSGKGSSAVGLTAYVMKDPETRQLVLQTGALVLSDNGICCIDEFDKMNESTRSVLHEVMEQQTLSIAKAGIICQLNARTSILAAANPIESQWNPKKTTIENIQLPHTLLSRFDLIFLMLDPQDEAYDRRLAHHLVSLYYQSEEQVEEEFMDMAVLKDYIAYAHGAVVPRLSQEASQALIEAYVDMRKIGSSRGMVSAYPRQLESLIRLAEAHAKVRFSNKVEAIDVEEAKRLHREALKQSATDPRTGIVDISILTTGMSATSRKRKEELAEALKRLILSKGKTPALKYQQLFEDIRGQSDIAITKDMFEEALRALADDDFLTVTGKTVRLL